Proteins encoded within one genomic window of Ideonella dechloratans:
- a CDS encoding LrgB family protein, translating to MSSFVQLWVYLSATPLFGLTATVTAYVLAQMLSHRLGHPPLANPVLWTVLALSLLLLVTRTPYPTYFSGAQFIHFLLGPAVVALAWPMWQRRAQLRARWMPLLLAALAGGAVAALSAVLIGHVLGLPREVLASLAPKSVTAPVAMGIAERLGGIPALAAVGALITGLTGALSGKLLFDTLGVRGQAPRGFALGTAAHGIGAARALQVHPDAGAYAGLALGLQALLAALLLPLAARWLDF from the coding sequence GTGAGCTCCTTCGTCCAACTCTGGGTCTATCTGTCGGCCACGCCGCTGTTCGGCCTGACCGCCACCGTCACGGCCTATGTGCTGGCCCAGATGCTGAGCCACCGCCTGGGCCATCCGCCACTGGCCAACCCGGTGCTCTGGACGGTGCTGGCGCTCTCCCTGCTCTTGCTGGTCACCCGCACCCCGTACCCGACCTACTTCTCCGGCGCGCAGTTCATCCATTTCCTGCTCGGCCCGGCGGTGGTGGCCCTGGCCTGGCCCATGTGGCAGCGCCGGGCCCAGCTGCGCGCGCGCTGGATGCCCCTGCTGCTGGCGGCGCTGGCCGGCGGCGCCGTGGCCGCCCTGAGCGCCGTGCTCATCGGCCACGTCCTGGGCCTGCCGCGCGAGGTGCTGGCCTCGCTGGCGCCCAAATCGGTCACCGCCCCCGTGGCCATGGGCATCGCCGAGCGCCTGGGCGGCATCCCGGCCCTGGCCGCGGTGGGCGCCCTGATCACCGGCCTGACCGGCGCGCTCAGCGGCAAGCTCCTGTTCGACACCCTGGGCGTGCGAGGCCAGGCGCCCCGCGGCTTCGCGCTGGGCACGGCCGCCCATGGCATCGGCGCGGCGCGCGCCCTGCAGGTGCACCCCGACGCCGGGGCCTACGCCGGCCTGGCCCTGGGCCTGCAGGCCCTGCTGGCCGCGCTGCTGCTGCCGCTGGCGGCGCGCTGGCTGGACTTCTGA
- a CDS encoding glutathione S-transferase, with amino-acid sequence MQLIGMLDSPYVRRVAVSLQLLGIPFEHRSISVFRQKPEFEAINPLVKAPTLVTDDGTVLMDSSLILDHLPLITGAPLARSLMPADPVAARQCLRVLGLALAACEKTVQIVYEMQLRPPEHRHGPWLDRVSEQAQRAFALLEAEMTARPLAMGPAHIQQDGITAAVAWSFANLVLPGRFDALAHPALSAHTAEAEGLAAFRACPQT; translated from the coding sequence ATGCAACTCATCGGCATGTTGGACTCGCCCTATGTGCGCCGCGTCGCGGTGTCACTGCAGCTCCTGGGCATCCCGTTCGAGCACCGCTCCATCTCGGTCTTCCGCCAGAAGCCCGAGTTCGAAGCCATCAACCCGCTGGTCAAGGCCCCCACGCTGGTGACCGACGACGGCACCGTGCTGATGGACTCCAGCCTCATCCTGGACCACCTGCCGCTGATCACCGGCGCGCCGCTGGCCCGGTCGCTGATGCCCGCCGACCCGGTGGCCGCGCGCCAGTGCCTGCGGGTGCTGGGCCTGGCCCTGGCGGCCTGCGAGAAGACCGTGCAGATCGTCTACGAGATGCAGCTGCGTCCGCCCGAGCACCGGCACGGCCCCTGGCTGGACCGGGTCAGCGAGCAGGCCCAGCGGGCCTTCGCGCTGCTGGAGGCCGAGATGACGGCCCGGCCGCTGGCCATGGGCCCGGCCCACATCCAGCAGGACGGCATCACCGCGGCGGTGGCGTGGAGTTTTGCCAACCTGGTGCTGCCGGGCCGCTTCGATGCGCTCGCCCACCCGGCCCTGTCGGCCCACACGGCCGAGGCCGAGGGGCTGGCGGCCTTCCGCGCCTGCCCGCAAACCTGA
- a CDS encoding FAD-linked oxidase C-terminal domain-containing protein, whose product MTTLTDAPPNPTDPTRRAARQAEVVAALGAVLPAHALLWQAEDTVPYECDGLTAYRQRPLAVALPETGEQVAAVLRVCHGLGVPVVARGAGTGLSGGAMPNAEGVTLALAKFNRILQIDKASRTAVVQCGVRNLAISEAVAPLGLYYAPDPSSQIACTIGGNVAENSGGVHCLKYGLTVHNVLKVKGYTVEGDPVEFGGDAYDAPGLDLLSVLVGSEGMLAVTTEVTVKLTPKPQVARCIMASFPDVHRACGAVAAIIAAGIIPAGLEMMDQPMTAAVEAFVHAGYDLDAAAILLCESDGTPEEVEEEIGRMKAVLASAGATRMEVSQDEAQRLKFWSGRKNAFPASGRISPDYMCMDSTIPRHRLADILLAIQEMEKKYQLRCCNVFHAGDGNLHPLILFDANDPDQLHRCELFGAEILETSVAMGGTVTGEHGVGVEKLNSMCVQFSPEERAQMFALKAAFDPAGGLNPGKVLPSLHRCAEYGRMHVKKGLLPFPELERF is encoded by the coding sequence ATGACCACCCTGACCGACGCTCCCCCCAACCCGACCGACCCCACCCGCCGCGCCGCACGCCAGGCCGAGGTGGTGGCCGCCCTGGGCGCGGTGCTGCCCGCCCATGCGCTGCTGTGGCAGGCCGAGGACACCGTGCCCTACGAGTGCGATGGCCTGACCGCCTACCGCCAGCGCCCGCTGGCCGTCGCCCTGCCGGAGACGGGCGAGCAGGTGGCGGCCGTGCTGCGGGTCTGCCACGGCCTGGGCGTGCCGGTGGTGGCCCGGGGGGCCGGCACCGGCCTGTCGGGGGGCGCCATGCCGAATGCCGAAGGCGTCACGCTGGCGCTGGCCAAGTTCAACCGCATCCTGCAGATCGACAAGGCCAGCCGCACCGCGGTGGTCCAGTGCGGCGTGCGCAACCTGGCCATCTCCGAGGCCGTCGCCCCGCTGGGCCTGTACTACGCGCCGGACCCTTCCAGCCAGATCGCCTGCACCATCGGCGGCAACGTGGCCGAGAACTCCGGCGGCGTGCACTGCCTGAAGTACGGCCTGACCGTGCACAACGTGCTCAAGGTCAAGGGCTACACCGTCGAGGGCGATCCGGTGGAGTTCGGTGGCGATGCCTACGACGCCCCGGGCCTGGACCTGCTGTCGGTGCTGGTGGGCAGCGAAGGCATGCTGGCCGTGACCACCGAGGTGACGGTCAAGCTCACGCCCAAGCCCCAGGTGGCGCGCTGCATCATGGCCAGCTTCCCCGACGTGCACCGGGCCTGCGGCGCGGTGGCCGCCATCATCGCCGCGGGCATCATCCCGGCCGGCCTGGAGATGATGGACCAACCCATGACCGCCGCGGTCGAGGCCTTCGTCCATGCCGGCTACGACCTCGACGCCGCGGCCATCCTGCTGTGCGAGAGCGACGGCACGCCCGAGGAGGTCGAGGAGGAGATCGGCCGCATGAAGGCGGTGCTGGCCAGCGCCGGCGCCACCCGCATGGAGGTCAGCCAGGACGAGGCCCAGCGCCTGAAGTTCTGGAGCGGGCGCAAGAACGCCTTCCCGGCCTCGGGGCGCATCAGCCCCGACTACATGTGCATGGATTCCACCATCCCGCGCCACCGGCTGGCCGACATCCTGCTGGCCATCCAGGAGATGGAGAAGAAGTACCAGCTGCGCTGCTGCAACGTCTTCCATGCCGGAGACGGCAACCTGCACCCGCTGATCCTCTTCGATGCCAACGATCCGGACCAGCTGCACCGCTGCGAGCTCTTCGGCGCCGAGATCCTGGAGACCAGCGTCGCCATGGGCGGCACGGTGACGGGCGAGCACGGCGTGGGCGTGGAAAAGCTCAACTCCATGTGCGTGCAGTTCAGCCCCGAGGAGCGGGCCCAGATGTTCGCCCTCAAGGCCGCCTTCGATCCGGCCGGCGGACTCAACCCCGGCAAGGTGCTGCCCTCGCTGCACCGCTGCGCCGAATACGGCCGCATGCATGTGAAGAAGGGCCTGCTGCCCTTCCCTGAACTGGAGCGCTTCTGA
- a CDS encoding CidA/LrgA family protein has translation MPLLQGFALLLLSQSAGEALVRLLGLPLPAPVLGAVLLLGLLRWAPLQAPVAAAAGGLLGHLSLLFVPVGVGVITHLDLLGTYGVRMLLAIVLSTWLGLAVTALVLRALLPAAESEGEGAR, from the coding sequence GTGCCGCTGCTGCAAGGCTTCGCCCTCCTGCTGCTGAGCCAGTCGGCCGGCGAGGCGCTGGTGCGCCTGCTGGGCCTGCCGCTGCCGGCCCCGGTGCTGGGGGCGGTGCTGCTGCTGGGCCTGCTGCGCTGGGCCCCGCTGCAGGCCCCCGTGGCGGCGGCGGCCGGCGGCCTGCTGGGCCACCTTTCGCTGCTCTTCGTGCCGGTGGGGGTGGGGGTCATCACCCACCTGGACCTGCTGGGCACCTACGGCGTGCGCATGCTGCTGGCCATCGTGCTGTCCACCTGGCTGGGCCTGGCGGTGACGGCCCTGGTGCTGCGCGCGCTGCTGCCGGCCGCCGAGTCGGAAGGGGAGGGCGCGCGGTGA
- the queE gene encoding 7-carboxy-7-deazaguanine synthase produces MTYSVKEIFYTLQGEGANAGRPAVFCRFAGCNLWSGREEDRASAVCQFCDTDFVGTDGTLGGKYATAEALAGQIAAQWPAAAPGPNRRLVVLTGGEPLLQVDAALIDALHAQGFEIAIETNGTVLPPPGLDWVCVSPKAGSTLLLRQGQELKVVVPQPGLDLDQLAELPFAHHFLQAMDGPLARENTAWATAHCLADPRWRLSVQTHKVLGIR; encoded by the coding sequence ATGACCTACAGCGTCAAGGAAATCTTCTACACCCTGCAGGGTGAGGGCGCCAATGCCGGGCGCCCGGCGGTGTTCTGCCGCTTTGCCGGCTGCAACCTCTGGAGCGGCCGCGAGGAAGACCGCGCCAGCGCGGTCTGCCAGTTCTGCGACACCGACTTCGTCGGCACCGACGGCACGCTGGGCGGCAAGTACGCCACGGCCGAGGCGCTGGCCGGGCAGATCGCGGCCCAGTGGCCGGCCGCGGCGCCCGGGCCGAACCGCCGGCTGGTGGTGCTCACCGGCGGCGAGCCGCTGCTGCAGGTGGATGCGGCGCTGATCGACGCCCTGCACGCGCAGGGCTTCGAGATCGCGATAGAGACCAACGGCACCGTGCTGCCGCCGCCCGGGCTGGACTGGGTCTGCGTCAGCCCCAAGGCCGGCAGCACCCTGCTGCTGCGCCAGGGGCAGGAGCTCAAGGTCGTGGTGCCCCAGCCGGGGCTGGACCTGGATCAACTGGCCGAGTTGCCGTTCGCGCACCATTTCCTGCAGGCCATGGACGGCCCGCTGGCGCGCGAGAACACCGCCTGGGCCACGGCGCATTGCCTGGCCGATCCGCGCTGGCGACTGTCGGTGCAGACCCACAAGGTGCTGGGCATCCGCTGA
- a CDS encoding L-lactate permease produces MAWQQIYDPFGNMFISTALAAVPVVVMLVALGFFHIKAHIAAGMGLAAAFCVAVFGYGMPVGLAGNAAIFGGLTGLLPIGWIVLNIIFLQQLAEGNGSFKVLQDSLSGITEDRRLQLLLIAFCFGAFFEGAAGYGTPVAVTAGILIGLGFSPLAASGLSLIANTAPVAFGALGTPVITLAKVHGYDLMEVTAMIGRQLPFFSLLVPFWLIWAFAGRKAMMEIWPAILVTGLSFAIPQYLVSNFIGPELVDIIAALVSMVALVSFLKVWQPKKIWTSPSLKGHEKDGGEPPRPKTMVAYSGKELLRAWTPWLILTVFVFVWGLPPVKDYLNHLFLAKFPMDGLNNLVEKMPPVVTSPHKEAAVYVLNLLSATGTGILLSAIVGAFVMGYGPVAIVKTFLRTVWLVRMSLLTIVLMLALGTLTRFSGTDTTLGLAFANTGVLYPFFGTLMGWLGVAMTGSDTASNVLFGGMQKVAADQLGLNPNLMGAANSSGGVMGKMIDAQSIVVASTATRWFNHEGDILRYVFFHSVALACLVGVLVTLQAYVPPFTLMVH; encoded by the coding sequence ATGGCCTGGCAGCAGATCTACGACCCCTTCGGCAACATGTTCATCTCCACCGCCCTGGCCGCCGTGCCGGTGGTGGTGATGCTGGTGGCCCTGGGCTTCTTCCACATCAAGGCCCACATCGCCGCCGGCATGGGGCTGGCCGCCGCCTTCTGCGTGGCCGTGTTCGGCTACGGCATGCCCGTCGGCCTGGCCGGCAACGCCGCGATCTTCGGCGGCCTGACCGGTCTGCTGCCGATCGGCTGGATCGTGCTCAACATCATCTTCCTGCAGCAGCTGGCCGAGGGCAACGGCAGCTTCAAGGTGCTGCAGGACTCGCTCTCGGGCATCACCGAGGACCGCCGCCTGCAGCTGCTGCTGATCGCCTTCTGCTTCGGCGCCTTCTTCGAGGGCGCGGCGGGCTACGGCACGCCGGTGGCCGTGACGGCCGGCATCCTGATCGGCCTGGGCTTCTCGCCGCTGGCCGCCTCGGGCCTGTCGCTGATCGCGAACACCGCGCCGGTGGCCTTCGGCGCCCTGGGCACGCCGGTCATCACGCTGGCCAAGGTGCACGGCTACGACCTGATGGAAGTGACGGCCATGATCGGCCGCCAGCTGCCCTTCTTCTCGCTGCTGGTGCCCTTCTGGCTGATCTGGGCCTTCGCCGGCCGCAAGGCGATGATGGAGATCTGGCCCGCCATCCTGGTGACCGGCCTGTCCTTCGCCATCCCGCAGTACCTGGTGTCGAACTTCATCGGCCCCGAGCTGGTGGACATCATCGCGGCCCTGGTCTCGATGGTCGCGCTGGTGAGCTTCCTGAAGGTCTGGCAGCCCAAGAAGATCTGGACCTCGCCCTCGTTGAAGGGCCATGAGAAGGACGGTGGCGAGCCGCCGCGGCCCAAGACCATGGTGGCCTACAGCGGCAAGGAGCTGCTGCGTGCCTGGACGCCCTGGCTGATCCTGACGGTCTTCGTCTTCGTCTGGGGCCTGCCGCCGGTGAAGGACTACCTGAACCACCTGTTCCTGGCCAAGTTCCCGATGGACGGCCTGAACAACCTGGTCGAGAAGATGCCCCCGGTCGTCACCAGCCCGCACAAGGAGGCGGCCGTCTACGTGCTGAACCTGCTGTCGGCCACCGGCACCGGCATCCTGCTGTCGGCCATCGTCGGCGCCTTCGTGATGGGCTACGGCCCGGTGGCCATCGTCAAGACCTTCCTGCGCACGGTCTGGTTGGTGCGCATGTCGCTGCTGACCATCGTGCTGATGCTGGCCCTGGGCACGCTGACCCGCTTCTCGGGCACCGACACCACCCTGGGCCTGGCCTTCGCCAACACCGGCGTGCTCTACCCCTTCTTCGGCACCCTGATGGGCTGGCTGGGCGTGGCGATGACCGGCTCGGACACCGCCTCCAACGTGCTGTTCGGCGGCATGCAGAAGGTGGCGGCCGACCAGCTGGGCCTGAACCCCAACCTGATGGGCGCGGCCAACAGCTCCGGCGGCGTGATGGGCAAGATGATCGACGCCCAGTCCATCGTGGTGGCCTCCACCGCCACCCGCTGGTTCAACCACGAAGGCGACATCCTGCGCTACGTCTTCTTCCACTCGGTGGCCCTGGCCTGCCTGGTGGGGGTGCTGGTGACGCTGCAGGCCTATGTGCCGCCGTTCACGCTGATGGTCCACTGA
- the glcE gene encoding glycolate oxidase subunit GlcE, producing MADPVTQDPTLAALVEQVREAAERRQPLCIRGSGSKDFYGGPLIGEPLSLGELRGISSYEPTELVVTARAGTPLAELEAALAEKGQWLPFEPPRFGHTPGGGPGGGTVGGMVAAGLAGPARAALGGVRDYVLGATLLNGQAELLSFGGQVMKNVAGYDVSRMLAGSMGVLGVICEVSLKVLPVPPATATLRFDLDQVNALKRVNDWAGQPLPLQASAWWDGALIVRLGGAAAAVESAQRKLGGEPIEPALAARFWADLRDQRDEFFSTARAAVVDGAVLWRLSVAPTAPRIALSGDTLIEWGGGCRWLVSRDSAETVRAAALEARGHATAWWGGERTGEVFGPLSPALLRIHHRLKQAFDPAGIFNRQRLHPAF from the coding sequence GTGGCCGATCCCGTGACCCAAGACCCCACGCTGGCCGCCCTGGTCGAACAGGTGCGCGAGGCGGCCGAGCGCCGCCAGCCCCTGTGCATCCGCGGCAGCGGCAGCAAGGATTTCTACGGCGGTCCGCTGATCGGCGAACCGCTGTCGCTGGGCGAGCTGCGCGGCATCTCGTCCTACGAGCCCACCGAGCTGGTGGTGACCGCGCGCGCCGGCACGCCGCTGGCCGAGCTGGAGGCCGCGCTGGCCGAGAAGGGCCAGTGGCTGCCCTTCGAGCCGCCCCGCTTCGGGCACACGCCGGGGGGCGGCCCGGGCGGTGGCACCGTGGGCGGCATGGTGGCGGCCGGCCTGGCCGGCCCGGCCCGCGCCGCGCTGGGCGGCGTGCGCGACTACGTGCTGGGCGCCACCCTGCTCAACGGCCAGGCCGAGCTGCTGAGCTTCGGCGGCCAGGTCATGAAGAACGTGGCCGGCTACGACGTCTCGCGCATGCTGGCCGGCTCCATGGGCGTGCTGGGCGTGATCTGCGAGGTCTCGCTCAAGGTGCTGCCGGTGCCGCCGGCCACCGCCACGCTGCGCTTCGACCTGGACCAGGTCAACGCCCTCAAGCGGGTGAACGACTGGGCCGGCCAGCCGCTGCCGCTGCAGGCCAGCGCCTGGTGGGACGGCGCCCTGATCGTGCGTCTGGGGGGCGCGGCCGCGGCGGTCGAGTCTGCCCAGCGCAAGCTCGGCGGCGAGCCGATCGAGCCGGCCCTGGCCGCGCGCTTCTGGGCGGACCTGCGCGACCAGCGTGACGAGTTCTTCAGCACCGCCCGCGCGGCGGTGGTCGACGGCGCGGTGCTCTGGCGTCTGTCGGTGGCCCCCACCGCGCCCAGGATCGCCCTGTCGGGCGACACCCTGATCGAATGGGGCGGCGGCTGCCGCTGGCTGGTGAGCCGCGACAGCGCCGAGACCGTGCGCGCCGCGGCCCTGGAGGCCCGCGGGCACGCCACCGCCTGGTGGGGCGGTGAGCGCACCGGCGAGGTCTTCGGCCCGCTGTCGCCGGCCCTGTTGCGCATCCACCACCGGCTCAAGCAGGCCTTCGATCCGGCCGGCATCTTCAACCGCCAGCGCCTGCATCCGGCCTTCTGA
- a CDS encoding 6-pyruvoyl trahydropterin synthase family protein, protein MQYELSQTFYFEAAHTLRRTVDVEPSLRIHGHTYIAEITLAGAPDDNGMVVDLAYLRRNIETLRRELDHRFLDEVAGLGPATLENLCAYIWRAMELVYAGKLSCVEVRREASGDRCRLRR, encoded by the coding sequence ATGCAGTACGAACTGAGCCAGACCTTTTATTTCGAAGCCGCCCACACCCTGCGCCGCACGGTGGATGTGGAGCCCAGCCTGCGCATCCACGGCCACACCTACATCGCCGAGATCACCCTGGCCGGTGCGCCCGACGACAACGGCATGGTGGTGGACCTGGCCTACCTGCGCCGCAACATCGAGACGCTGCGCCGCGAACTGGACCACCGCTTCCTCGACGAGGTCGCGGGTCTGGGGCCGGCCACGCTGGAGAACCTGTGCGCCTACATCTGGCGCGCGATGGAGCTGGTCTACGCCGGCAAGCTCAGCTGCGTGGAGGTGCGCCGCGAGGCCAGCGGCGACCGCTGCCGCCTGCGGCGCTGA
- a CDS encoding LysR substrate-binding domain-containing protein, with product MTPPRIPPIQCLLAFEALARLRSVTAAGEALAVTPSAVSHRIRQLEGQLGLKLFGRDFSLTSEGAAYLGPVREGLRALQQVPGHLPASPSRVRLRLAVTPTFSRQILLPRLALFRHAYPDIELILQVAIPLADVKAEEADLEVRYGIGPYADVEHVRILSDEVTPVCSAEYLHESGPFDGFDTVEKVERARLIRSPLDPWSTWFQAHGIALPEPRVGAQFNDVGLVLDAAAAGFGVALMRMKLGLSWIDSGRLVRLSPRTVPSPFHHHLCWKPGTMERWECAAFADWIKTALS from the coding sequence GTGACGCCGCCCCGCATTCCGCCCATCCAGTGCCTGCTGGCCTTCGAGGCCCTGGCCCGCCTGCGCAGCGTCACCGCCGCGGGCGAGGCGCTGGCCGTCACGCCCAGCGCGGTCAGCCACCGCATCCGCCAGCTGGAGGGCCAGCTCGGCCTCAAGCTGTTCGGGCGGGATTTCAGCCTGACCTCCGAAGGCGCGGCCTACCTGGGGCCGGTGCGCGAGGGCCTGCGCGCGTTGCAGCAGGTGCCGGGCCACCTGCCCGCCAGCCCCAGCCGGGTGCGCCTGCGTCTGGCGGTCACACCCACCTTCTCGCGCCAGATCCTGCTGCCCCGCCTGGCCCTGTTCCGCCACGCCTACCCGGACATCGAGCTGATTCTGCAGGTGGCCATCCCGCTGGCCGACGTCAAGGCCGAGGAAGCCGACCTGGAGGTGCGCTACGGCATCGGCCCCTATGCGGACGTGGAGCATGTGCGCATCCTCAGCGACGAGGTCACGCCGGTCTGCAGCGCCGAGTACCTCCACGAGTCCGGCCCTTTCGACGGATTCGACACGGTCGAGAAGGTCGAGCGGGCCCGCCTGATCCGCAGCCCGCTGGACCCCTGGAGCACCTGGTTCCAGGCCCACGGCATCGCCTTGCCCGAGCCCCGGGTGGGCGCCCAGTTCAACGACGTCGGCCTGGTGCTGGATGCGGCCGCAGCAGGCTTCGGCGTGGCGCTGATGCGCATGAAGCTGGGCCTGTCCTGGATCGACTCCGGGCGCCTGGTGCGCCTGTCGCCGCGCACCGTGCCCTCGCCCTTCCACCACCACCTGTGCTGGAAGCCCGGCACGATGGAGCGCTGGGAATGCGCGGCCTTTGCCGACTGGATCAAGACCGCGCTGAGCTGA
- the glcF gene encoding glycolate oxidase subunit GlcF: MQTHLAPEFAGTPEGEAAEAILRQCVHCGFCTATCPTYQLLGDELDGPRGRIYLMKQVLEGAPVTAATQAHLDRCLTCRNCESTCPSGVQYGRLVEIGRQVVDERVRRPAGQRAVRWLLREGLTSPAFGPAIALGRAVRPLLPAKLQAKVTPAPGQDAHRWPTRSHPRKVLMLMGCVQPTLMPNINSATARVLDAAGIQTVVADDAGCCGAIRDHLGDHTGALADMRRNIDAWWPMVEGLTEAGQVEAIVMNASGCGLSVKEYGLALAADPAYADKARRISALTKDVSELLPDLVPLLQPLLARARARRNEPADAPPVPLAYHPPCTLQHGQKLRGGVEIHLAALGFDVRTAPVDSHLCCGSAGTYSVLQPELSTALRDRKLKALAPVQAQTVVSANIGCIQHLASASERPVRHWIEVLDEALDERPRA, encoded by the coding sequence ATGCAAACCCATCTCGCCCCCGAATTCGCCGGCACACCCGAAGGCGAGGCCGCCGAGGCCATCCTGCGCCAGTGCGTGCACTGCGGCTTCTGCACCGCCACCTGCCCCACCTACCAACTGCTGGGCGACGAGCTCGACGGCCCGCGCGGGCGCATCTACCTGATGAAGCAGGTGCTCGAGGGCGCGCCGGTGACGGCCGCCACCCAGGCCCACCTGGACCGCTGCCTGACCTGCCGCAACTGCGAGAGCACCTGCCCCAGCGGCGTGCAGTACGGCCGCCTGGTCGAGATCGGCCGCCAGGTGGTGGACGAACGGGTGCGGCGCCCGGCCGGCCAGCGCGCGGTGCGCTGGCTGCTGCGCGAGGGTCTGACCTCCCCGGCTTTCGGCCCGGCCATCGCCCTGGGCCGCGCGGTGCGACCGCTGCTGCCGGCCAAGCTGCAGGCCAAGGTCACCCCGGCGCCGGGCCAGGACGCCCACCGCTGGCCCACGCGCAGCCACCCGCGCAAGGTGCTGATGCTGATGGGTTGCGTGCAGCCCACGCTGATGCCCAACATCAACTCCGCCACTGCCCGGGTGCTGGACGCCGCGGGCATCCAGACCGTGGTGGCCGACGACGCGGGCTGCTGCGGCGCCATCCGCGACCACCTGGGCGACCACACCGGCGCCCTGGCCGACATGCGGCGCAACATCGACGCCTGGTGGCCGATGGTCGAGGGCCTGACCGAGGCCGGCCAGGTCGAGGCCATCGTGATGAACGCCAGCGGCTGCGGCCTGTCGGTGAAGGAGTACGGCCTGGCCCTGGCGGCCGACCCGGCCTATGCCGACAAGGCCCGCCGCATCAGCGCGCTGACGAAGGATGTGAGCGAGCTGCTGCCCGACCTGGTGCCCCTGCTGCAGCCGCTGCTGGCCCGCGCCCGCGCGCGCCGCAACGAGCCGGCCGACGCGCCGCCGGTGCCGCTGGCCTACCACCCCCCCTGCACGCTGCAGCACGGGCAGAAGCTGCGCGGCGGGGTGGAGATCCATCTGGCGGCGCTGGGCTTCGACGTGCGCACCGCGCCGGTGGACAGCCACCTGTGCTGCGGCTCGGCCGGCACCTACTCGGTGCTGCAACCCGAGCTGTCCACCGCGCTGCGCGACCGCAAGCTCAAGGCCCTGGCGCCGGTGCAGGCCCAGACGGTGGTGTCGGCCAACATCGGCTGCATCCAGCACCTGGCCTCGGCCAGCGAGCGACCGGTGCGCCACTGGATCGAGGTGCTGGACGAGGCGCTGGACGAACGTCCCCGGGCCTGA